Proteins from one Paenibacillus amylolyticus genomic window:
- a CDS encoding pyridoxamine 5'-phosphate oxidase family protein, protein MNQTELEQNIVKALENNPFCSFSTVENGKPKSRYMALFNDGLNIHLATNRRTHKVEELENNPNVSLLLGYEAGGSKEVVEIEGTCEVTKNEGLREQVWNDELKAWFDGPNDPNYVILDITPSRIEYTGKDHEHHVWEQ, encoded by the coding sequence ATGAACCAGACTGAATTGGAACAAAACATTGTGAAAGCTTTGGAGAACAACCCTTTTTGCAGCTTCTCGACTGTGGAGAACGGTAAACCGAAATCCCGCTATATGGCGCTTTTTAACGATGGACTGAACATTCATCTGGCAACGAACCGCCGTACACACAAAGTAGAGGAACTGGAGAATAATCCGAATGTTAGCCTGCTGCTTGGTTATGAGGCTGGTGGTTCCAAGGAAGTCGTTGAGATTGAAGGAACCTGTGAAGTGACAAAGAACGAAGGTTTGCGTGAGCAAGTATGGAACGACGAACTGAAGGCATGGTTCGATGGACCTAATGATCCGAACTATGTCATTTTGGACATCACCCCGAGTCGTATTGAATACACCGGGAAAGATCATGAACATCATGTGTGGGAACAATAA
- the pstA gene encoding phosphate ABC transporter permease PstA: protein MKAKTVDKIATSVIVVLALFIVMLLLGLLGFIMYRGIGHISWNFLTSAPQLLKGGGGIGPQLFNSVFLLILTLIVTIPLGWGGGIYMAEYAKPGKITSFIRLVVEVLSSFPSIVIGLFGLLLLVNQFGLGFSLISGALALAIFNLPLMVRTTEQAFRAVPKEQKEAGLALGLSKWKIITSILLPVALPSLITGTILASGRIFGEAAALMFTAGMSSPPLDFTDWNPTSPRSPLNPFRPAETLAVHIWKVNSEGIGPDSKEVAAGASAVLVILVLAFNLSARWIGRVVFRRMTASK, encoded by the coding sequence ATGAAGGCAAAGACGGTAGATAAAATTGCTACATCCGTTATCGTTGTACTGGCCCTGTTCATTGTTATGTTATTGCTCGGCCTGCTTGGTTTCATCATGTATAGAGGTATTGGCCATATCAGCTGGAACTTCCTGACGAGCGCACCACAGTTGCTCAAGGGCGGCGGCGGAATTGGTCCACAGCTCTTTAACTCGGTATTCTTGCTTATTCTGACATTGATCGTTACCATTCCACTCGGATGGGGCGGCGGAATATATATGGCGGAATACGCCAAACCAGGCAAGATTACCAGCTTCATTCGTCTGGTTGTTGAAGTGTTGTCCTCATTCCCGTCCATCGTTATCGGTTTGTTTGGTCTATTGTTGCTGGTCAATCAATTTGGTCTTGGTTTCTCCCTGATCTCGGGTGCCTTGGCTCTGGCAATCTTTAACCTGCCACTGATGGTGCGGACAACCGAGCAGGCGTTCCGGGCTGTTCCGAAGGAACAGAAGGAAGCCGGTCTGGCACTTGGACTGTCCAAGTGGAAGATTATCACTTCCATTCTGCTGCCTGTGGCATTGCCGAGCTTGATTACGGGTACGATTCTGGCATCGGGCCGGATCTTCGGTGAAGCAGCCGCGCTGATGTTCACCGCAGGTATGAGTAGTCCGCCACTGGACTTTACAGACTGGAATCCGACGAGTCCGAGATCACCGCTTAATCCTTTCCGTCCGGCAGAGACACTTGCCGTTCATATCTGGAAGGTCAATAGTGAAGGCATTGGGCCAGATTCCAAGGAAGTGGCAGCAGGGGCATCCGCCGTGCTTGTCATTCTCGTGCTGGCGTTCAATCTAAGTGCACGCTGGATCGGTCGGGTTGTATTCCGCCGCATGACAGCTTCGAAATAA
- a CDS encoding phosphate ABC transporter substrate-binding protein, translated as MFKKLPFILMTLTFVLVLAACGSKNDAGTEGAASNGSGEAATELSGNILAVGSTALLPLVEQAGQKFMAVDEYKNVTVQVQGGGSGTGLTQVSDGQATIGNSDVFAEEKLEDEAKVKELVDHQVAVVAMAPVSNKDAGVEGLTKQQLVDIFSGKVTNWKDVGGADQAIVIVNRPSSSGTRATFEKYALGAKMDDIQGSIQEDSSGNVKKLVAETPGAIGYLALSYLDDSLQVLKYEGVEATVENVEAGTYPVWAYEHMYTKGEPDAATKAFLDYILSDEVQQNDVTELGYIPMSGMKVKRDAAGNVVE; from the coding sequence ATGTTTAAAAAGTTGCCGTTTATTTTGATGACCTTAACGTTCGTACTGGTACTCGCAGCATGCGGATCGAAAAATGACGCTGGTACAGAGGGTGCCGCAAGCAATGGATCAGGAGAAGCTGCTACTGAGCTTAGCGGTAACATTCTGGCAGTCGGATCGACTGCATTGCTACCTCTGGTAGAACAAGCTGGACAGAAATTTATGGCAGTTGATGAATATAAGAACGTAACGGTTCAAGTTCAAGGTGGCGGTAGTGGTACTGGTTTGACACAAGTATCTGACGGACAAGCTACAATCGGTAACTCTGATGTATTTGCAGAAGAGAAGCTGGAGGACGAAGCCAAAGTAAAAGAACTGGTTGACCATCAGGTAGCTGTAGTCGCTATGGCGCCAGTGAGCAACAAAGATGCAGGTGTAGAAGGTTTGACGAAGCAACAACTGGTCGACATTTTCTCCGGTAAAGTAACGAACTGGAAAGACGTTGGTGGCGCGGATCAAGCAATCGTTATTGTAAACCGTCCGAGCAGCTCCGGTACTCGTGCAACGTTCGAGAAATATGCATTGGGTGCAAAAATGGACGATATCCAAGGTTCGATTCAAGAAGATTCTTCTGGTAACGTTAAAAAATTGGTAGCTGAAACGCCAGGTGCTATTGGTTACCTTGCCCTGTCTTACTTGGATGACAGCTTGCAAGTGTTGAAATACGAAGGTGTCGAAGCAACTGTGGAGAACGTAGAAGCAGGAACTTATCCAGTGTGGGCTTACGAGCATATGTACACCAAAGGTGAGCCGGATGCAGCAACAAAAGCATTCCTGGACTACATCCTGAGTGACGAAGTTCAACAAAATGACGTGACTGAGCTTGGATACATTCCAATGTCAGGTATGAAAGTAAAACGCGATGCAGCAGGTAATGTGGTTGAGTAA
- a CDS encoding methyl-accepting chemotaxis protein — MNSIQETVEQLGAVVQSLNARSVEIGSMVDVIASISKQTNMLALNASIEAARAGDAGRGFAVVAGEVRKLAEESGSSAAQIGEVVHNIRQDMDAALIAMNAAQTRVGEGIQAVNTSGQSFAQIREAVEDAVHTLDDLSETTKQLENGASRVAKAMNDISNVTQESAANTESVSASSQEQLASVEEIASSSAHLNSMAEQLQGLLGMFKMVEDTPKDKENDKS; from the coding sequence ATGAACAGCATCCAGGAAACGGTGGAGCAGCTGGGAGCGGTGGTTCAGTCTCTGAATGCCCGTTCGGTAGAGATCGGCAGCATGGTTGATGTCATTGCCTCCATCTCGAAACAAACCAACATGCTTGCATTGAATGCTTCCATTGAAGCGGCTAGAGCGGGGGATGCCGGTCGTGGTTTTGCCGTCGTAGCGGGAGAAGTACGTAAACTGGCAGAAGAATCCGGAAGCTCGGCAGCGCAGATCGGTGAGGTGGTTCACAATATCCGTCAAGATATGGATGCCGCTCTAATCGCCATGAATGCCGCCCAGACTCGGGTGGGAGAAGGGATTCAGGCCGTGAACACGTCAGGACAATCATTTGCCCAGATTCGGGAGGCGGTGGAAGATGCCGTGCATACCTTGGATGACTTGTCCGAAACAACGAAGCAGCTGGAGAACGGTGCATCCCGCGTTGCGAAGGCAATGAACGATATCTCGAACGTGACCCAGGAGTCGGCTGCAAATACGGAATCCGTATCTGCATCTTCGCAAGAACAACTGGCATCAGTAGAGGAGATTGCATCATCGTCTGCACATCTGAACAGTATGGCAGAACAATTGCAGGGATTGCTTGGCATGTTCAAGATGGTGGAGGATACACCGAAGGATAAGGAAAATGATAAATCCTAA
- a CDS encoding methyl-accepting chemotaxis protein, producing MSETQDNKVMKATKPAKPKHNQNKKKKKKKGFVWNIRNKLLVSFLAVLLLPSLAIGLITLTMAEGGVQGQLVDSAKQSVNTANTIVESQVNYKIHDINYFADALDPTLIKGENDSTEIQMKLEQYLGLHPDAMNIFVGTTDGVMVRGKPTASSTRGDAYDPREREWYTLAMQKPGTAVVSAVSVNTDGVAVVFISKTLKDQSGVVGLSLDLTDLQEQASIKVGKEGYVIILDANKNYVVSPVVEPGTQETSGSLDEMYESQEGQFDYVFNEQPKMMIFNTNEATGWKIAGTMFKSEITNASKDIRMITLIVILAATFLTLIFIIWFTRSMLRPIKRLQESARAVSKGDLTVKMETGRKDEVGDLAKYFERMVDNLRMMILGVQETTEQVSASSQELSASAEQTTKAIEHSTLAIQELAEGAEQQVNSVKDGSGQMSRMAEDVRMMSERVQSITANMRNTSGAASSGNGEPDRLWSR from the coding sequence ATGAGTGAAACTCAGGATAACAAAGTAATGAAAGCAACGAAACCAGCCAAACCCAAACATAATCAGAATAAAAAGAAGAAGAAAAAGAAAGGTTTCGTCTGGAACATAAGGAACAAACTATTGGTCTCCTTCCTGGCCGTTCTGCTCCTGCCAAGCTTGGCAATCGGCTTAATCACACTAACGATGGCTGAAGGTGGCGTACAAGGACAATTGGTGGATAGTGCGAAGCAAAGTGTGAACACTGCCAATACTATTGTAGAAAGCCAGGTAAATTACAAGATTCATGATATTAATTATTTTGCGGATGCGCTTGATCCGACCCTGATTAAAGGGGAAAACGATAGTACAGAGATTCAAATGAAACTGGAGCAGTATCTGGGATTACATCCGGATGCCATGAACATTTTTGTGGGAACAACCGACGGAGTCATGGTTCGAGGCAAACCCACAGCGAGCAGCACACGGGGAGATGCATATGATCCCAGGGAGCGGGAGTGGTATACACTTGCGATGCAGAAACCAGGTACCGCTGTCGTATCAGCTGTATCCGTGAATACGGATGGCGTTGCCGTTGTATTTATCTCCAAAACATTAAAAGACCAATCGGGTGTTGTTGGTTTGTCTCTGGATCTGACAGATCTGCAAGAGCAGGCATCCATTAAGGTGGGTAAAGAAGGCTACGTGATTATTTTGGATGCAAACAAAAATTATGTGGTATCCCCTGTCGTAGAGCCAGGTACACAGGAAACAAGCGGATCGCTGGATGAAATGTACGAGAGTCAGGAAGGACAATTCGATTACGTGTTCAATGAGCAACCGAAAATGATGATTTTTAATACAAATGAAGCAACAGGTTGGAAAATAGCCGGAACGATGTTCAAAAGTGAGATAACCAATGCGAGTAAGGATATTCGCATGATTACCTTGATCGTGATTCTGGCGGCCACGTTCCTTACGCTCATCTTTATTATCTGGTTCACACGATCCATGCTTCGTCCGATTAAACGACTTCAGGAATCGGCCAGAGCGGTGAGTAAAGGCGACTTGACCGTGAAAATGGAAACAGGCCGTAAAGATGAAGTTGGTGATCTGGCGAAGTATTTCGAGCGCATGGTGGATAACCTGCGGATGATGATTCTTGGTGTACAGGAAACGACAGAGCAGGTATCTGCTTCTTCTCAAGAATTGTCTGCCAGTGCAGAGCAAACGACCAAAGCGATTGAACATTCAACATTGGCTATTCAGGAGCTGGCCGAAGGTGCGGAGCAGCAAGTGAACAGCGTAAAAGACGGATCTGGACAGATGAGCCGAATGGCCGAAGATGTTCGCATGATGTCAGAGCGTGTGCAATCAATCACGGCCAATATGCGGAATACATCTGGTGCTGCTTCTTCTGGTAATGGCGAGCCGGACAGGCTGTGGAGCAGATGA
- a CDS encoding EAL domain-containing protein produces the protein MNCSGCSPIYPIEGQGTLYLRPISPALLEALQTPGRLIETSDDMMWMHYSNPEAVQSFIEEIGEINPTLRDSLTVQIMPLYEQANEESWISLTMQESRFKHAELVSIILEHQFTSHMQPIVDASEQIIGYEFLLRPAENGRSFSSYELFEVARETGLHSFLDRMARITAIETSAVFLPQGVKRFVNFLPSSIYNPEYCLTHTFEAIERLALDPKDFVFEVVETEQIQHMPILQQIFEVYRSRGMSVALDDVGSGYSTIELMNRLEPDFVKIDRSLIDRCDQDSAKQQKILHIVEMSSRFGGQVLAEGIERMEEFDFCRSIGIELAQGYYFGKPSAQPPGDPYSNTSSNSWNN, from the coding sequence ATGAATTGCAGTGGCTGCAGTCCAATCTATCCTATAGAGGGCCAAGGTACTTTGTACCTGCGTCCCATTTCCCCCGCTTTGCTGGAAGCGCTGCAAACGCCGGGAAGACTTATCGAGACGTCGGATGACATGATGTGGATGCACTATTCGAATCCTGAGGCGGTTCAGAGCTTCATTGAAGAGATCGGCGAGATAAATCCAACATTACGTGATTCCCTAACCGTTCAGATCATGCCTTTATACGAACAGGCGAATGAAGAGAGCTGGATTAGTCTTACCATGCAGGAGTCCCGTTTCAAGCATGCAGAGCTTGTTTCCATTATTCTGGAGCACCAATTCACCAGTCATATGCAGCCGATCGTGGATGCATCGGAGCAGATTATCGGATATGAGTTTTTGCTTCGTCCTGCCGAGAATGGAAGATCCTTCAGTTCCTATGAATTATTTGAAGTTGCGCGTGAGACCGGACTACATTCTTTTCTGGATCGAATGGCGCGCATTACTGCTATTGAGACCAGTGCCGTTTTTCTGCCGCAAGGTGTCAAACGCTTCGTAAATTTCCTGCCTTCCTCCATATATAATCCCGAATATTGTCTGACACATACGTTTGAAGCGATTGAACGTCTTGCGCTTGACCCTAAAGATTTTGTGTTTGAAGTCGTGGAAACAGAACAGATTCAGCATATGCCCATCTTGCAGCAGATATTTGAGGTATATCGTTCCCGTGGAATGTCGGTTGCACTGGATGATGTCGGTTCCGGATACTCGACAATAGAGTTGATGAACCGGTTAGAACCTGATTTTGTCAAGATAGATCGAAGTCTTATTGACCGCTGTGATCAGGATTCGGCCAAACAACAGAAAATTCTTCATATTGTTGAGATGTCGAGTCGATTTGGAGGTCAAGTCCTTGCCGAAGGAATCGAACGAATGGAGGAGTTTGATTTCTGTCGTTCCATAGGTATTGAGCTTGCACAGGGTTACTATTTTGGTAAACCATCGGCACAACCTCCAGGTGATCCATACTCCAACACTTCGTCTAATTCATGGAATAATTAG
- a CDS encoding NUDIX domain-containing protein: MKPIRNSAKAVIVQDGRLLVIRLEDQYGTAYVFPGGGQEKGEELKDAVARECLEEIGQAVNVGELLHIREYIGKNHEFAEWDADIHQVEFYFACSLIDPEATIFEGSNPDDHQVAVEWIALEELSQIRLYPKTIGELLLQSGTSSIYLGDLN, from the coding sequence ATGAAACCCATACGCAACTCGGCGAAGGCCGTCATTGTGCAGGATGGCCGATTGCTGGTTATCCGGCTGGAAGACCAATATGGTACCGCTTATGTGTTCCCGGGTGGAGGACAGGAGAAAGGTGAAGAACTCAAGGATGCGGTCGCGCGTGAATGTCTGGAGGAGATTGGTCAGGCTGTGAATGTGGGAGAGCTGTTACATATCCGGGAGTATATCGGGAAAAATCATGAGTTCGCCGAGTGGGATGCTGATATCCACCAGGTTGAATTTTATTTTGCGTGCAGCCTGATCGACCCGGAGGCAACTATTTTTGAAGGCTCCAATCCAGACGATCACCAAGTCGCCGTGGAATGGATTGCACTTGAAGAGCTGTCTCAGATTCGTTTATATCCCAAAACCATAGGTGAGTTACTGCTTCAATCAGGCACATCTTCTATTTATCTTGGAGATTTGAATTAA
- a CDS encoding 5-oxoprolinase subunit PxpA, translated as MRTSKTLDINCDLGESYGIYRTLSDKAILPFITSANIACGFHAGDPATMRITVEKALEHQVAIGAHPGLPDLQGFGRRRMDITPREAYDMVVYQIGALDAFVRASGGRMHHVKPHGALYNMAAEDTKLAEAIVEAIYQVQPDLYLYGLAGSELIHTADRIGLRSVSEVFADRTYGADGKLTPRSQAGAVIEEPGQAIAQVLQMVRDGVVVSTDGTRVSMKAETVCIHGDGANALAFAQEIRHVLELEGITLSAP; from the coding sequence ATGAGAACCTCAAAAACCTTGGATATCAATTGTGATCTGGGCGAAAGTTATGGTATATATCGCACGTTATCGGACAAAGCCATTCTGCCCTTCATTACGTCAGCCAATATTGCCTGCGGGTTTCATGCAGGGGACCCGGCTACGATGCGGATAACGGTGGAGAAGGCATTGGAGCATCAAGTGGCAATTGGCGCCCACCCCGGATTGCCGGATTTGCAGGGGTTTGGCAGAAGACGTATGGACATTACACCACGGGAAGCTTATGACATGGTAGTGTATCAGATCGGTGCGCTGGATGCTTTTGTCCGTGCAAGTGGGGGGCGAATGCATCACGTGAAACCGCACGGTGCTTTATACAATATGGCGGCTGAAGATACGAAGCTTGCTGAAGCTATTGTCGAGGCGATCTATCAAGTGCAGCCTGATCTGTATTTGTATGGTTTGGCGGGCAGTGAACTGATTCACACTGCAGATCGTATCGGTCTGCGCAGTGTGAGCGAGGTGTTTGCGGACCGAACCTATGGGGCGGATGGGAAATTAACGCCTCGCAGCCAAGCGGGAGCTGTCATTGAAGAGCCGGGGCAAGCGATTGCTCAAGTGCTCCAGATGGTGAGAGACGGCGTGGTTGTATCCACGGATGGTACGCGGGTTTCCATGAAGGCAGAGACGGTCTGTATCCACGGTGACGGAGCGAACGCTCTCGCATTTGCCCAAGAAATTCGTCATGTGCTGGAATTGGAGGGCATAACGTTATCCGCGCCATAA